From Cygnus atratus isolate AKBS03 ecotype Queensland, Australia chromosome 1, CAtr_DNAZoo_HiC_assembly, whole genome shotgun sequence, the proteins below share one genomic window:
- the CDPF1 gene encoding cysteine-rich DPF motif domain-containing protein 1, which yields MDSPKEPQPTGEFKCQLCGLTVPYTYYGQKPPNTRSIELLEDCYVMKDPFTPDKEKILILGSLCSLCGRSVCVGTECSLFYSKRFCLPCVNENLQSFPLEIQEDMDKRKPQQKSFPGKNMDTRT from the exons ATGGATTCTCCCAAAGAACCTCAGCCTACAGGAGAGTTCAAATGTCAGCTATGTGGCTTAACAGTTCCATACACGTACTATGGACAGAAACCACCAAACACACGCTCTATCGA GCTTTTGGAAGACTGCTATGTCATGAAGGATCCTTTCACacctgacaaagaaaaaatcctcaTCCTTGGGTCTCTGTGCAGTTTGTGTGGCCGATCAGTGTGCGTTGGTACA gagtGTAGTCTGTTCTATTCCAAAAGGTTCTGTCTCCCCTGTGTGAATGAAAACCTACAgtcttttcctttggaaatacAAGAAGATATGGATAAAAGAAAGCCCCAGCAAAAATCCTTCCCTGGTAAAAATATGGATACAAGAACATAA